TTTTCCCTTTCAGCGAGGATAAAAAACCGGCTAACCGGCCACTCATAATTCTTCTATCTGATACCCGACTCCACGAACAGTCTGGATGAGTTTAAGGGGAAACCCATCGTCAATCTTTTTCCTGAGGGAATTGATGAAGACTTCCACAATGTTGCTTTGCGGGTCAAAATCGATATCCCAGACGGCTTTGAGAATATCTGCTTTGGAAACCACCTTCCCCTTATTGGTGACAAGGATTTCGAGCAGGGAAAACTCCTTGTTGCTCAGATAGATGGATTTTTCGCCACGAAGAACCTTTTTGCTCACCAGATCCAGTTCCAGATCGGCAGCGGAGATTTTGAATGTCTTGGTGGCATTTTTCAGTTTTCCGAGCGCTGCAATTCTGGCGACCAGTTCCTTGAGACTGAAGGGTTTCCTGATGTAATCATTAGCTCCGGCCTCGAATCCGCGGACCGCATAACTGTCCTGAGTATGAACGGTCAGCATGATAATGAGCAGTTCGGGTTGTTCCGACCGCAACTTCTGGCAAATCTCAATTCCTTCAAGACCGGGCATCATCCAGTCCAGAATTACGAGATCAAATCGTTCTTCCGATGCTCTGGCATAGCCTTCCACGCCATCATGGGCGACATCAACGGAATGACCTTCCTCAATCAGGCCTTTCCGTAAAAAATCGGCGAGTGGTTTTTCGTCGTCTACAACTAGTATTCTCATGGTTTTATCCGAAAAAATAGTAAGATACTAACAGATCGGTTTTGTTTCTATATGGTAAGCGTGTTTTAATCGTTCTTGAAAGCGGGCATTAACTGATGCATTTTCGCAGATTTCCGGAAGACCACCATGACAACCTGCCAGTTTATCCATCAAACCACCCCCACCATCCCGGTCGATGCCATTTTGCTGCCGGTGACCGGTTCAGGCCATCCGGTCGGGTCCTGGACTGACCTTCATGGCCACGGCATCCTGAAAGGGGCTGTCGCTGAGCGGGCTACCCAGGGTGACATTCCCGTGGGAATGGCAGTTATTGAGCTGACAAGGCTGGAAAGTGTCTCTGCGGTCATCCGTGCAGCCGTCGGGCTGGAGGGAAAGCCAGTGACAGAGGCCGCCTTGCGAAAGGCCTTTTATTATGGGCTGATGGTGGCAGAAGCCAATCAGTTGAAAACCGTCTGGATGCCGCTGGAAGATTGGTTGCCGGATGGATTGCAGAAGGAAACGGCTCTGCAGGCTCTGGCCGAAAGCTTCCGGCGTTTCCGGTCCGAGTCGGGATTGCTGGAAACCCTCACCATCGCAACCGGAGACCAGACGGTCCGTGAACTGGCTTCGGCCCGTTTTGCATCTGTTCTCGCCTGAGGGAATTAACGGGACGGGGACATTGTTTTCAAAGCACCCGCAATGAAAGCAACCTTTATATGTCTGTAAAAGAGTCCATCCGGGCGGTGGTTGAATCGCCCCGGTTTAAAACCTTCATCACCGTTGTCATTATTCTGAACGCCATCACGCTGGGAATGGAAACCTCTGCTTCCCTGATGGCTTCAGCCGGCACCTGGCTTCATCTGGCCGATCAGGTGGCGCTTGGCATTTTCACGGCTGAAATCCTTCTGAAACTGGCTGTTTACAGATGGAAATACTTCACCGATGGCTGGAATTGGTTCGATTTTCTGATCGTGGCCATCTCGCTGGTTCCGTTCAGCAGCAATGTGTCGGTTTTGCGGGCGCTGCGTATTCTCAGGACCCTCCGGCTTTTTTCGGTGATTCCTCAGTTCAGGCGTGTGGTGAATGCCTTTGTGACATCCATTCCCGGCATGTCATCAATCATTGCCGTGCTGATGCTGGTTTTTTATATCACGGCTGTTCTGGCTACCAAACTATACGGTGAGGCCTTCCCCGAATATTTCGGCGATCTCGGGGCCTCCATGTTCACCATGTTTCAGATCATGACGCTGGAAAACTGGGCAGATGGTGTGGTTCGTCCGGCCATGGAGGTGTTTCCCTGGGCCTGGTTGTTTTTTGTTCCCTTTATTGTAATCACCAGTTTTGCAGTGCTCAATCTGTTCATTGGTATTCTGGTGGGTGCCATTGAAGAGGAAGCATCGGCGGCGCGTCAGGAAAAGCAGGATTCTGACCGGGAAGCATTGCTGAATGAGATCAGACAACTGAGAAGCCAGATACACGACCTGGCAGAACGGATCGGGCCGAAATAAAAAAGCCTTCCTGCCGGGGAGCAGGAAGGCTTACTACAAAACCGGTATCAGTGGGGATTACTGATTTTCCAGATTGGCTTTCTGAGCCCGGCGGACTGCTTTCAGCATCTCGGCCCGGCGCTCAACGGAAGGCTTGGTGAAGAAGGTTCTCTTCTTGAATTCCTTTAAAACCCCGCTCCGCTCATATTTTTTCTTAAACCGGCGGAGGGCGCGGTCAATGCTTTCACCTTCCTGAACAACGATTCCAACCATGCAGCTTATTCACCCACTTTCTGTAAATTTTTAGAACAGCAAATTTATTAACCAATCTTCTGCGGGTCAAGTGTGTTACAATGATTTTTTCCAAAGGGGATAAATCCTCCCCGGGCGTGCTTGATAACAGGTTCCGATTCAATCATTTTTATACTCTATGATACCGGAATTTATCCACATCATCTCCCTCCCGGCCGGAATTCTGGTGAATCTGGTCCTGACCCTGTTGTTTTACCGTTACCGTACCTATATCATCAAGACGGATGACCTGCCGGAGCATTTGGTAAACTGGTCACTGCCGGTTCTTTCAGACTTCCTGAAGGCGGGCATTATCTGGGTTTTCCTCATTGCACTGCTTCCATCCCTTGAACTTGGAATGACCGGATTGATGATGATCGGCTTTCTGGGCGGGGTGCTGAATACACTTTTTATGCTGCAGCTGAACGGGATGATCAATCCGGCATTTGGTCGGATGGCCGTATGGGTGATCATTCTTTCCATGGTTCAATGCACATTGAGCACGGTGGTGATGGGCGTTATGATTCAGAATTTTTTCATGCCGGAGTTGTAAAATGTCCTTTTCGCTTAAAAACCACATTGCCCTGATCACAGGAGCCAGTTCGGGAATCGGAGAGCAGACGGCCTACCGGTTTGCAGAAGCAGGTGCCCGTCTGATTCTGACCGGCCGGAATTCCGACCGGCTTCAGGCGGTTGCCCGCAAGTCCCTGGAGAAAGGGGCTCCCGATGTCCTTCCCCTGATTCTGGATGTCTCGGACCGCAAAGCGGTGGCCGATCGGCTGGGAACTCTGCCTGACAACTGGAAGGCCGTTGATATTCTGGTAAACAATGCCGGTGTGGCGCTTGGCAAGGATCCGGTTTACCGGTATGATGCCGATGAAATAGAACGGATGGTGGATACCAACATCAAGGGCTTGCTGTATGTCACCCTTGCCATCCTACCGGGAATGGTGGAACGAAACCGGGGGCATGTGGTCAACATGGGGTCCACGGCCGGACATGATGTGTATCCCGGGGGAAGCATCTACAATGCCACCAAGTTTGCAGTGAATGCGCTTAATCAGGGGATGAAAATGGATCTGACCGGTACTGCCATCCGGGTGAGCAGCATCGATCCCGGCATGGTAAATACCCATTTCAGCACCACACGTTTCAGAGGGGACAAGAAAAAAGCTGATGACGTGTATGCCGACATGACTCCGCTGGTGGCCGAAGACATTGCCGATGCCATTCTGTGGGTGGTTACCCGTCCCTCCCATGTCAACATCAACCAGATCATCATGATGCCCACCGATCAGTCTTCCAACTCACTGGTGAGCCGGGGCGGAAAGCGGCTTTTCAGTTAAGCCAGCTTGTCAAAAGGTCTGAACAGGTACAGGTGCTGGCCGGTCCAGGTATCGGGAAATGCCTCATCGGTCAGACCATAACCAGATGGCTTTTTCCCTTCCGGTAACCAGGCGGTTCCGAACATCCAATCCCACACTGCCAGTTTGGTAGCATAGTTAAGTCCGCCTTGCGTGATTTCAATGGCATGGTGCCACCGGTGCATTTCGGGGCCGTTGATCACGTACTGAAGCCATCCCGTTTTCACATCGATGTTTGAGTGGATCCATGTTCCCCAGATTCCATCAATGGTTCCTTTGATCAGGGCCACTTCAGGGGCAGCCCCCATGAGAATAACCGGGGCAAACTCAATGGTCTGATTAATGAAGATTTCGAACGAGTGGCTGCGCATGCCCGCGATCCAGTCGACCTGACGGGTGGAGTGATGGGCTTCATGAACCCGCCAGAGAAGGGCCGACCGGTGCTGCCACCGGTGGAACCAGTAAATGTAGAGATCGTGGGTGATGAGGAAGAACGCGACCTGAACCCAGACCGGCCAGTCGGAAATCAACCCCGTTTGTGACCATCCGGAAACCGAATCGATCCAGTGAATCAGACCAAAAATAATCCAGCCAAGAGCGACACTCTGTAAGATGCCATAAAAGGCGAGATCGAGAACGAGCCCCTTTCTGAAAAACGGCTGCCCCGGTGTGTACGGAAACAGTCGTTCCAGCAGGATGACCAGTCCCATGAAGGCCACCAGACCGGCTGTAAGGTAGATCTGCAGCGGTGACATGTCCGGTTTACACGTTCAGGTCTGCTTTAACCCGGCGGAGTTTTTTCCGGGGACCCAGTTCACTTTCATACACCCGTTTGATTCCATCACCGAGTGACTGTTCAATGTCCCGTATATTCCGGACGAGTTGCATGAGTCCGGTTATTTCCACCGAAGCAGCCTGATCGCTGCCCCACATGGCACGGTCCAGAGTAATATGGCGTTCGATAAATGTGGCAC
The nucleotide sequence above comes from Bacteroidota bacterium. Encoded proteins:
- a CDS encoding response regulator transcription factor, producing MRILVVDDEKPLADFLRKGLIEEGHSVDVAHDGVEGYARASEERFDLVILDWMMPGLEGIEICQKLRSEQPELLIIMLTVHTQDSYAVRGFEAGANDYIRKPFSLKELVARIAALGKLKNATKTFKISAADLELDLVSKKVLRGEKSIYLSNKEFSLLEILVTNKGKVVSKADILKAVWDIDFDPQSNIVEVFINSLRKKIDDGFPLKLIQTVRGVGYQIEEL
- a CDS encoding ion transporter, yielding MSVKESIRAVVESPRFKTFITVVIILNAITLGMETSASLMASAGTWLHLADQVALGIFTAEILLKLAVYRWKYFTDGWNWFDFLIVAISLVPFSSNVSVLRALRILRTLRLFSVIPQFRRVVNAFVTSIPGMSSIIAVLMLVFYITAVLATKLYGEAFPEYFGDLGASMFTMFQIMTLENWADGVVRPAMEVFPWAWLFFVPFIVITSFAVLNLFIGILVGAIEEEASAARQEKQDSDREALLNEIRQLRSQIHDLAERIGPK
- the rpsU gene encoding 30S ribosomal protein S21 is translated as MVGIVVQEGESIDRALRRFKKKYERSGVLKEFKKRTFFTKPSVERRAEMLKAVRRAQKANLENQ
- a CDS encoding SDR family NAD(P)-dependent oxidoreductase, whose amino-acid sequence is MSFSLKNHIALITGASSGIGEQTAYRFAEAGARLILTGRNSDRLQAVARKSLEKGAPDVLPLILDVSDRKAVADRLGTLPDNWKAVDILVNNAGVALGKDPVYRYDADEIERMVDTNIKGLLYVTLAILPGMVERNRGHVVNMGSTAGHDVYPGGSIYNATKFAVNALNQGMKMDLTGTAIRVSSIDPGMVNTHFSTTRFRGDKKKADDVYADMTPLVAEDIADAILWVVTRPSHVNINQIIMMPTDQSSNSLVSRGGKRLFS
- a CDS encoding sterol desaturase family protein, which produces MSPLQIYLTAGLVAFMGLVILLERLFPYTPGQPFFRKGLVLDLAFYGILQSVALGWIIFGLIHWIDSVSGWSQTGLISDWPVWVQVAFFLITHDLYIYWFHRWQHRSALLWRVHEAHHSTRQVDWIAGMRSHSFEIFINQTIEFAPVILMGAAPEVALIKGTIDGIWGTWIHSNIDVKTGWLQYVINGPEMHRWHHAIEITQGGLNYATKLAVWDWMFGTAWLPEGKKPSGYGLTDEAFPDTWTGQHLYLFRPFDKLA